Proteins encoded together in one Leptidea sinapis chromosome 45, ilLepSina1.1, whole genome shotgun sequence window:
- the LOC126977515 gene encoding enoyl-CoA hydratase domain-containing protein 3, mitochondrial, with protein MYGKNYLTLKTYSIGKILQTSFCRPHPILSQQCNLSNRHVTVKEENGTREITLKDEKTKNSLSLEMMKNLIEAINTDKNNISLRAIVLTAVGNVFSAGHNLKELQRSSGIEHHKLIFNTATELMRSIIESPVPVIAKVNGFAAAAGCQLVATCDVIVCSDNSRFSTPGANFGIFCSTPGIALARSIPKSKAMYMLLTGEPISAREAYEYGLVTKVVSAEQLDTEINKIIENIKYKSRSVVALGKQFYYRQVDQSLLQAYKLGEEIMVNNINTNDGQEGIRSFVEKQKASWTHE; from the exons atgtatggaaAAAACTACTTAACGCTTAAGACTTATAGCATCGGAAAGATATTACAa ACCTCTTTTTGTCGTCCTCATCCAATATTATCTCAGCAATGCAATTTAAGCAATCGGCATGTAACTGTGAAAGAAGAAAATGGCACAAGAGAAATAACACTAAAAGATGAAAAGACTAA AAACTCCTTATCACTTGAAATGATGAAGAATCTAATTGAAGCAATAAATACGGACAAAAATAATATCTCACTTAGGGCGATTGTACTAACTGCAGTTGGAAATGTTTTTTCTGCTGGTCATAATTTGAAGGAGTTG CAAAGATCATCAGGGATAGAACATCATAAGTTAATATTCAATACTGCAACTGAATTAATGAGATCTATCATAGAAAGTCCGGTGCCTGTAATAGCTAAG gtgAATGGTTTTGCAGCAGCAGCTGGTTGCCAATTAGTGGCAACATGTGATGTAATAGTGTGTTCAGACAACAGCAGATTTTCTACTCCTGG GGCTAATTTTGGTATATTTTGTTCAACTCCTGGCATTGCACTTGCAAGAAGCATACCAAAGTCGAAAGCTATGTATATGTTGCTTACAG GGGAACCAATATCAGCTCGAGAAGCCTATGAATATGGTCTTGTAACAAAAGTAGTGTCTGCTGAACAATTAGatactgaaattaataaaattatagaaaatattaaatataaaagccGAAGTGTTGTGGCTCTGGgtaaacagttttattatagACAAGTAGACCAAAGTCTGCTTCAGGCCTATAAGTTGGGAGAAGAAATTATggtcaataatataaatactaatgATGGACAGGAAGGAATTAGAAGCTTTGTTGAGAAGCAAAAGGCATCTTGGACCCATGAATGA